A DNA window from Arachis hypogaea cultivar Tifrunner chromosome 18, arahy.Tifrunner.gnm2.J5K5, whole genome shotgun sequence contains the following coding sequences:
- the LOC112771104 gene encoding protein trichome birefringence-like 39, with protein sequence MSQQGFFLLLLSLFIALFCNRHKARAEDAGNATIVSKKLGGRCNWFRGKWVYDASYPLYNPSTCPFIDPQFNCQKYGRPDKQYQRYRWQPFSCSLPRFNAMDFLTRYRGKKIMFVGDSLSLNQFNSLACMIHSWVPNTRTSFTKNSALSTITFQDYGLQLFLYRTPYLVDLDREKVGRVLKLDSIKSGDAWRGMDVLVFNTWHWWTHTGNAQPWDYIQDRGKLYKDMNRFIAYYKGLTTWARWVNLNVNPAQTKVFFLGISPVHYEGRDWNQPAKSCMSQTEPFFGLKYPAGTPMAWVVVNKVLSRIKKPVFFLDVTTLSQYRKDAHPEGYSGVMGTDCSHWCLPGLPDTWNVLLHAALFA encoded by the exons ATGTCACAGCAGGGCTTCTTCCTCTTACTACTCTCTCTGTTCATCGCTCTGTTTTGCAACCGCCACAAAGCAAGAGCAGAGGATGCTGGCAATGCAACCATTGTTTCAAAGAAGCTTGGTGGAAGGTGTAACTGGTTCCGTGGGAAATGGGTCTACGACGCTTCATATCCTCTCTACAATCCTTCCACGTGTCCCTTCATAGATCCTCAATTCAATTGCCAGAAGTATGGTCGACCTGATAAACAGTACCAGAGATATAGGTGGCAACCCTTCTCTTGTTCCTTACCCAG GTTTAATGCAATGGATTTTCTAACAAGATACAGAGGGAAGAAGATAATGTTTGTGGGTGATTCATTGAGCTTGAACCAGTTCAATTCCCTGGCATGTATGATTCACTCTTGGGTTCCAAACACAAGAACATCTTTCACAAAGAACAGTGCTCTCTCCACAATCACATTCCAG gaTTATGGGCTGCAATTGTTTCTGTACCGTACACCATACTTGGTAGACCTTGACCGGGAGAAGGTTGGGAGGGTTTTGAAGCTTGACTCGATAAAGAGTGGTGATGCTTGGAGAGGAATGGACGTCCTTGTTTTCAACACGTGGCACTGGTGGACCCACACTGGCAATGCACAGCC GTGGGATTATATTCAAGACCGTGGCAAGTTGTACAAAGACATGAACCGATTTATTGCATATTATAAGGGCCTAACAACTTGGGCCAGATGGGTTAACCTTAATGTTAACCCAGCCCAGACCAAGGTCTTCTTCTTGGGAATTTCCCCTGTCCATTACGA GGGGAGAGATTGGAACCAGCCTGCAAAATCATGCATGAGCCAAACAGAACCATTCTTTGGGTTAAAGTACCCAGCAGGAACACCAATGGCTTGGGTTGTGGTCAACAAGGTTCTAAGTAGGATAAAAAAACCAGTGTTCTTTCTTGATGTAACTACTCTCTCACAGTACAGAAAAGATGCACACCCTGAGGGTTACAGTGGTGTTATGGGCACTGATTGCAGCCATTGGTGCCTCCCAGGGCTTCCTGATACTTGGAATGTGCTTCTTCATGCTGctctttttgcttga